A genomic segment from Triticum dicoccoides isolate Atlit2015 ecotype Zavitan chromosome 1A, WEW_v2.0, whole genome shotgun sequence encodes:
- the LOC119294866 gene encoding uncharacterized protein LOC119294866: MAAVLRSAARRLAGELPAAEMGLHRLPLHSQSQVNVWSASSAPGSAPSSLTKTKAVIKSTLLPQLIPRRTMSSSSGRAASQPADKFCFYLRGARMTAMQEPGSKVLSTIILVRSEEECLNDFWYFMSVVKKNEVQRAKEMEYINMKSRYDEEWEKVQNLPWVQKLENLQDHLSNKAWVLVPGGLLLAGLGESSDWKLPRGQHAPPPGPGEEKTPFEKNPVEDMF; encoded by the exons atggctgctgtgctccgatccgcggCGAGGCGGTTGGCCGGCGAGCTGCCGGCGGCTGAGATGGGGCTCCACCGCCTCCCTCTGCACTCCCAGTCCCAG GTCAATGTTTGGAGCGCCTCATCTGCTCCTGGCTCTGCCCCCTCTTCTCTGACCAAG ACCAAGGCGGTGATCAAGAGCACCCTTCTACCACAACTCATCCCGCGCCGCACGATGTCCTCCTCCTCCGGTCGCGCCGCCTCTCAACCAGCCGACAAG TTTTGCTTTTACCTGAGGGGCGCGAGGATGACAGCTATGCAAGAACCAGGCTCAAAAGTACTTAGCACGATAATTCTCGTGAGAAGTGAAGAAGAATGTTTGAATGATTTCTG GTATTTCATGAGTGTGGTAAAGAAGAATGAGGTTCAGCGTGCAAAGGAG ATGGAATACATAAATATGAAGTCCAGATACGATGAGGAATGGGAAAAGGTACAAAATCTGCCATGGGTCCAGAAGTTGGAGAACCTCCAAGATCACCTTTCAAACAAGGCTTGGGTTTTAGTTCCTGGTGGCTTACTGCTTGCCGGCCTGGGGGAGTCCTCAGACTGGAAGCTGCCAAGAGGCCAACACGCACCACCCCCTGGACCTGGAGAGGAGAAGACCCCTTTCGAGAAGAATCCTGTAGAGGATATGTTCTAA
- the LOC119349157 gene encoding ADP,ATP carrier protein 2, mitochondrial-like isoform X1 — translation MAERHNQPGVLEKFFLAGGVSVISKSAAAPFERVKLLLQYQEELVRLGILPEPFKGITDCCKRLVKTEGLRSLWRGNLANVMRYFPQQSLVFSLNEYCNAVVLPAVWGRAPPNSEDRYSTRFFWHAGCGSAAGAMSLLLFYPLEVSRTKLANDLKMKGKWEFDGHLDVYRRILGPRAHVEDLYRGYLVSSYGAGIYRGLYFGLYGALKSIVLTGSSKQDDFLANFALAWMTTNMSAFATYPIDTIRRRMMMNGFSFSEVLLDVGATPRLLYKGAGANILRSGVAGAFMLAGYDQVQASLTSRGKV, via the exons ATGGCAGAGAGGCATAACCAGCCAGGTGTTCTTGAGAAATTCTTTCTCGCGGGAGGAGTTTCAGTGATATCAAAGTCTGCTGCGGCTCCATTCGAAAGGGTGAAGCTCCTGCTGCAATACCAAGAGGAACTTGTGAGGCTTGGTATTCTTCCTGAGCCATTCAAGGGGATTACAGACTGTTGCAAACGCCTTGTCAAGACTGAAGGTCTCCGGTCCCTCTGGAGAGGAAATCTTGCTAATGTGATGCGTTATTTTCCTCAGCAG TCCCTGGTCTTCTCCCTGAATGAGTACTGCAACGCCGTTGTTCTTCCGGCTGTTTGGGGCAGGGCCCCGCCTAACAGTGAGGATCGATACTCCACACGGTTCTTTTGGCATGCTGGGTGTGGGAGCGCTGCAGGAGCCATGTCCCTGCTGTTGTTTTATCCATTGGAGGTCTCAAGGACCAAGCTTGCCAATGATCTTAAGATGAAAGGCAAATGGGAATTCGATGGTCACCTGGATGTTTATCGTCGTATATTGGGACCCAGAGCACACGTGGAGGATCTATACAGGGGGTATCTCGTCTCCTCGTATGGAGCAGGGATATACCGTGGCCTGTACTTTGGACTTTATGGCGCCCTCAAGTCTATTGTTCTCACTGGCAGTAGCAAG CAGGATGATTTCCTAGCCAATTTTGCATTAGCATGGATGACAACCAACATGTCGGCCTTTGCAACATACCCAATTGATACAATTAGGAGAAGAATGATGATGAATGGGTTTAGCTTCTCTGAGGTGTTGCTGGATGTGGGTGCCACCCCAAGGTTGCTGTACAAGGGAGCTGGTGCGAACATTCTTCGGTCAGGTGTTGCGGGAGCCTTTATGTTGGCTGGATATGATCAAGTGCAGGCATCTCTCACCAGCAGGGGGAAGGTCTGA
- the LOC119349157 gene encoding ADP,ATP carrier protein 2, mitochondrial-like isoform X2, which translates to MAERHNQPGVLEKFFLAGGVSVISKSAAAPFERVKLLLQYQEELVRLGILPEPFKGITDCCKRLVKTEGLRSLWRGNLANVMRYFPQQSLVFSLNEYCNAVVLPAVWGRAPPNSEDRYSTRFFWHAGCGSAAGAMSLLLFYPLEVSRTKLANDLKMKGKWEFDGHLDVYRRILGPRAHVEDLYRGYLVSSYGAGIYRGLYFGLYGALKSIVLTGSSKDDFLANFALAWMTTNMSAFATYPIDTIRRRMMMNGFSFSEVLLDVGATPRLLYKGAGANILRSGVAGAFMLAGYDQVQASLTSRGKV; encoded by the exons ATGGCAGAGAGGCATAACCAGCCAGGTGTTCTTGAGAAATTCTTTCTCGCGGGAGGAGTTTCAGTGATATCAAAGTCTGCTGCGGCTCCATTCGAAAGGGTGAAGCTCCTGCTGCAATACCAAGAGGAACTTGTGAGGCTTGGTATTCTTCCTGAGCCATTCAAGGGGATTACAGACTGTTGCAAACGCCTTGTCAAGACTGAAGGTCTCCGGTCCCTCTGGAGAGGAAATCTTGCTAATGTGATGCGTTATTTTCCTCAGCAG TCCCTGGTCTTCTCCCTGAATGAGTACTGCAACGCCGTTGTTCTTCCGGCTGTTTGGGGCAGGGCCCCGCCTAACAGTGAGGATCGATACTCCACACGGTTCTTTTGGCATGCTGGGTGTGGGAGCGCTGCAGGAGCCATGTCCCTGCTGTTGTTTTATCCATTGGAGGTCTCAAGGACCAAGCTTGCCAATGATCTTAAGATGAAAGGCAAATGGGAATTCGATGGTCACCTGGATGTTTATCGTCGTATATTGGGACCCAGAGCACACGTGGAGGATCTATACAGGGGGTATCTCGTCTCCTCGTATGGAGCAGGGATATACCGTGGCCTGTACTTTGGACTTTATGGCGCCCTCAAGTCTATTGTTCTCACTGGCAGTAGCAAG GATGATTTCCTAGCCAATTTTGCATTAGCATGGATGACAACCAACATGTCGGCCTTTGCAACATACCCAATTGATACAATTAGGAGAAGAATGATGATGAATGGGTTTAGCTTCTCTGAGGTGTTGCTGGATGTGGGTGCCACCCCAAGGTTGCTGTACAAGGGAGCTGGTGCGAACATTCTTCGGTCAGGTGTTGCGGGAGCCTTTATGTTGGCTGGATATGATCAAGTGCAGGCATCTCTCACCAGCAGGGGGAAGGTCTGA